The Candidatus Ozemobacteraceae bacterium sequence CGCGTATTCCGGCGGAAGGTGACCCATTTCCCCCGGGCGAAATCATGGATGCAAAGTCCTTTATCGGTCCCGATCGCGCAAAGCCGGCCGTCAGGGGACATCGTGACGGTGTTGATGAAATCGCTCGGCAGGCCCGAGTCGGGATCCTTGACCGTCCATGTGTTCCAGTTTTTGCCGTCATACCGGGTCAGGCCGAAATAGGCGCCGGAATAGACCACGTTGCCGACGGCCGAAATCGCGACCTGGATCTCGTGCAGGGGGCCGTCGTTTCGAACGACATCCACGTCGAAAATTTCGTCAGGGTCGGAATACGAATGGATCGTTCCGTCCTCCTTGATCAGCATCATCCCGCTTCCCCAGATGGCGAACCAGGTGTCTCCGCGGCCGGTCGGCTCCGACGAGACGCCGTAAATCCAGACCTCGTGCATCGGCGTGTTTTTGTCGTCGAAGGTTTTCCAGCTTCCATCGGCCGGGTTGAATCTCGAGATGCCGTTGGTCGTTGCAATCCAGACATACGGCAGGGTGACGGACAAACCATAGACGACGTTATTCACCAACCCGGAATTGTCGGCGGTGAACCTGTCGAATCTTCCGTTCGAAAGGCGGGCTACGCCGCCGAACGTGCCGAACCAGATCGAACCGTCGGTCGGGTGCCGTGCGATCGACGTCACGACGTTGTGCGGGAGACCGTCGGCCGTCGTGTACACGGTCCAGGTGCTCCCGTCGAAATGTGCGGCGCCCTCTTCGGTGCCGATCCAGACGTCCGTTGGCGAGGCGGCTTTGACGGCGTAGACGACCCTGTGAGGAATGGTGTCTCGCTTCACTGCGGCTGATGCGCTTGCGGAGACGAGGACCAACAGGGCAAGAACGACGGGAACAAACGATTTGCTGAAGGGATGAATCATGAGCGATGGCTCCGTGTGATCAGGTGGAGACGCGGCTTCTCCATACTTTACGTGATATTCCGATTCTTTGTCCAGTTTCGAGCAAAACGTGGTATGATCGGCAACGATCCACGGATGTGGACGATCATTCCTCGTCGGAAGAGCGCCCGGCAGGGGCTTGCGCCCGGAGGCGCGTGCATGGAGGATTTGCGTGTCACCTGAAAATAACGGCCGGCGCCGTCTGCTTGGCGAGATTGTCGCGGGTATCTTCGGCATTGTCCTGGGTCTGACCGGATGCGGAGACGCTCCATCGGGGCCGTCCGCAGCCATCGTGGAAGAGAAGCCCCGGACAGGTGGGACCTACCGGCGCGCATTTTCATCGCCCATCATGAAGCTCGACCCGGCCGAAGTGAACGATTCGTATTCCCACGAAGTCGCCCGCCAGGTGTTCGACGGCCTGCTCGAGTTCGACGAGGACGGCCGCCCCGTGCCCGCTCTGGCCGCGTCCTGGACCATCAGCGCGGACCGACTCACCTACCGGCTCACCCTTCGGGCCGATGCCAGGTTCCAGGCGAAGACCGGGCCCGACGACGTCCAGACCCTGAACGGCGGGCGGTCCGTGACGGCGGAAGACGTCTCATACACGCTTCATCGCCTTCTCGCTCCTGGTCACCCCAACCGGAAAGGCAAAAACTATCTGGTGATCAGGGGCGCTGCGGCGTATAACGCCAGCCAGGCCGCATCGATCGAGGGAATCAGGGTTGTCTCATCCGATACGATCGAACTTACCCTCGACAAACCGTTCACCCCGTTTCTTTCGCTGCTGGCCCTGAACTTCGCGTTCATCGTGCCTCGCGAAGATGCCGAGGCGCTCGGCGAGAATTTCGGCTGGAACCCAGTCGGCGCCGGCCCGTTCTCCTGGGGCGGAAGGGCGAGCGATACCCTCGTTCTCAAGGCGAATCCCGGGTATTACCGGGGACGGCCGTATCTCGACCGGATCGAGTTCCCGGTTATAGCTGATGAAATAGAACGGTTCCGCCGGTTCAAGAGCGGAGAACTGATGCACAACGACGTCCCCGATCCGGAATACAAGAACGTCCTCCAGGATCCCCTCTGGGCAAGGCAGTTCCAGGAGGTCAGCCGGTGGGGCATCTACTATCTCGGCTTCGATGTGAAGACCCCCCCCTTCGACAATGTGAAGGTCCGGCAGGCGATGAACTACGCGATCGATCGGGAGGCCATCGTGAAGCTCGTGATCAACGACCGGGCCCGCATCGCCCGGGGGGCTCTCCCGCCGGGAATCATGGGCTACAACCCGAAGCTGCGCGGTTACTCCTACGATCTCGCCAAGGCCAGGACGCTTCTCGCCGAGGCTGGCTACCCCGGAGGGAAGGGATTCCCCGAGATCACGCTCGAAGTGAACCGCGACGAGATCCATATCCGCACGGCCGAGTTCGTGCTCGCGAACCTGCGCGATATCGGCATCTCGTGCCGAATGAAGGTCGTCGATTTTCCGGAACTGCTGGCGGATGTCCAGAACGGCCGGACGCCTTTTTTCCGCATGGGATTCACCGTCGATTATCCCGATCCGGACAACTTCCTGTACAGCCTGTTCCATTCGGGAAACATCGGTCCGGCCGGCAACTACAGCCGATATGCGAACCCCCGCGTCGACGAACTGCTCGACCGGGCGCGGTTCGAGATCGACGCGAAGGAACGGGTCGCCCTGTACCGTGATGCGGAACAGCTCATCGTCGATGATGCGCCGCTCGTGTTCGTGTTCCATTACACGACGCACGGCATCTGGCAACCATACGTGCATGGCATGAAGGTCACGCCCATGGGGACGCCGTATATCGCATACCGCCAGTTATGGCTGTCCAGCCCGACCGCGCGGCTTCCCGGAAAGTGATTGCGGTTACTTGAACAGCACGGGCAGCAGGTAGAAGGCCAGGACGTAGATCGCCACGACCAGCACGGTCAGCAGGTTGAAATACTTCTCGATGAACTCCTTCACCGGCGGACCGAACTTCATTAGCAGGCCTGAGACGAGGAAGAATCTCGCGCCGCGCCCGAACGCCGAGGCGACGATGAAGGGGAGCAGCGAGATGTGCGAGACGCCAGCGGTGATCGTGATGACCTTGTACGGAATGGGCGTGAACGCGGCGGTGAAAACGATGAGCACCGAATACTGCTCGTAAGATCTGCATACCTGTTCGAATATTTCCGGCGTGAAGCCCGGCACGTATTTGAAGAAATACCCGCCGACGGCCGCCCAGAAACCGTATCCGATGAGATACCCGAACATCGCCCCGATGACCGAGCCGGCCGTGCAGACCGTGGCGTACCAGAGGCCCTTCGACGGTTGGGCCAGCGTCATCGCGATCAACAGAACGTCCGGCGGAATAGGGAAAAAGCTGGACTCGGCGAAGGCGATCGCAAACAGCGCCCAGATCGCGCCGGGGCGGGCCGCCAGCGCGAGGGTCCAGTCGTACAGCCGGCGGATGTATTTCATGTAAAATAGTATCCTTGATTCATGGGAAGGCGGGCGGTTCGTGCGGCAACACCGTGCCGGGTCAGTTCGGTTTGAACCGGCGGTATCGGGCGCGGCGGTTCTCGAGTGCGGCGGAGCCGAGTTTGCGCAGTCGCATTGCCTCGTATTCCTCGTAGTTGCCCTCGAACCACTCGACGTGGGACTCGCCTTCGAACACCATCAGGTGAGTGCAGATGCGGTTGAGGAAAAAGCGGTCGTGACTGATGACGAGGATGCAGCCGCTGAAATCCGAGATCGCGTCTTCGAGCAGGCGCAGGGTGTTGACGTCGAGATCGTTCGTCGGTTCGTCGAGGAGGATCACATTGCCGCCTGATTTCAGGATCTTTGCGAGGTGAACGCGGTTGCGCTCGCCGCCCGAGAGGTCCTTGACGAATTTCTGCTGGTCGCTGCCGCGGAACCCGAATCTGCCGCAGTAGGCGCGGGCAGGGATCTTGAGCTTTCCGAACGCGATGTCGGCCTGGCCTTCGCTGATCTCGTCGAACACGGTGTTTTCGCCGTTCAGCGAGTCGCGATGCTGGTCGACCCAGACCATCTTCACGGTGGGGCCGATATCGATCGTTCCGGAGTCCGGCTTCTCGACGCCGGTCAGCATGCGGAACAGCGTGGTCTTGCCGGTGCCGTTCGGCCCGACGATGCCCACGATGCCGCCCTTGGGCAGTTTGAACGAAAGATCTTTGATGAGAGGCTGGTTCTCGAAGCCCTTGCAGAGGGCGGAAACCTCGATGACCTTGTCGCCGAGAGGAACGGCGGGCGCGATCTGGATCACGTTCGATTCCGGCTGGCTCGCGGCAGATTCCCGCACGACGAGCTGCTCATACTGCATGATGCGCTCGCGGGAGAGTTCGTGACGGTCGGAACTGCTCATCTTGATCCACTTCAGTTCGCGATCGAGCGAACGCCGGCGGACCGACTCCTTCTTCTCCTGCTGGGCCAGGATCTCGAGTTTCTGCTGGAGCCAGGATGTGTAGTTCCCCTCGAAGGGGATGCCGTGGCCGTCTTCGAGCTCGAGTATCCATTTCGTTATATTATCGAGAAAATACCGGTCGTGCGTCGAGATGATGACGGTGCCGGGATAGTTCTTGAGATGGTTCTCGAGCCAGTCGATCGTCTCGGCGTCGAGATGGTTCGTGGGCTCGTCGAGCAGCAGCAGGTCGGGTTGTTCGAGAAGCACGCGGCAGAGCGAGACGCGGCGCCGCTCGCCGCCCGACAGTTTGTCGACGATCATGTCGTCGGGGGGCAGGACGAGGGCGTTCGCCGCGATGTTCAGCCGGGTGTCGATCTCCCACCCGCCGCAGGCGTCGATCTTCTCCTGGAGCTGGCCCATGCGCTCCATCGCCTTGTCCATCGCATCGGGGTCCATCTCGCCCATGCTCGTCGAGAGGTCTTCGTATTCCTTCAGCAGCTTCATCGTGTCGGCGAAGGCCAGTTCGAGATTCTCGCGAACCGTCTTTCCCCACGCCAGCTGGGGCTCCTGCTGGACGAAACCGACCCGCATGCCCTTGGTGATTTCCGCGTGGCCCTGGAACTCCTTGTCGAGGCCGGCCATGATCCGCAGCACGGTCGATTTGCCGGCGCCGTTGTGACCGACGATGCCGATCTTCGCTCCGGGGAAGAAGCACAGGTTGATGTCCTTGAGGACCTGCCTCTGGCCGTAAAACTTGTTGAGGCGATACATCGTGAAAATATACTGCTCAGCCATGCGTGACTCCGATGAACTGCGGAAATTTCGCCGGCATCAGATGCCGGGCCGCCGCATGATACCGTATTTGCCCCTCCGGCACAACAACGACTCATCCGCAGATGGCGCAGAGAAAGCAGATGACGCAGAGCGAAAAGAGAAAAAGCCCCCGGGGCGCGGGAGGCGCCTCGGGGGCTGTCGCTGCTTACTTGCCGCGGCCGGCGGCCTTTTCCTTCTCTTTCTGCTCGGGCTTTTCGGCCTGGGACTCGGCGGGCTTGAGCATGCCGAGCTTTTCCTTGACCTTCATCACAATCTCGCCGAACACGTCGGGGTTCTTCACGAGGAAGTCCTTCGCGTTCTCGCGGCCCTGGCCGATGCGGGTGTCGCCGAAGGAATACCAGGCGCCGGTCTTGCTGACGATCTTCATCTCTTCGGCCATGTCGATGATCTCGCCCTCGCGTGAGAGGCCCTTGCCGAACATGATGTCGAAATGGGCCTTGCGGAAGGGCGGAGCGACCTTGTTCTTGACGACCTTGACCTCGGTGGTGTAGCCGACCGCCTGGTCGCCGTCCTTGAGCTGTTCCTTGCGCCGGATGTCGAGGCGGACGGAGGAGAAGAACTTGAGGGCGCGGCCGCCGGGCGTCGTCTCGGGATTGCCGAACATGACGCCGATCTTCTCGCGGAGCTGGTTGATGAAGATGCAGACGCAGCCGGAGCGGGAGACGACGGGGGTCAGCTTGCGCATCGCCTGAGACATCAGGCGGGCCTGCATGCCGACGGTCGCATCGCCCATCTCGCCGTCGAGTTCCGCCTTGGTCGTGAGGGCCGCGACCGAGTCGACGACGAGCACGTCGACGGCGTTGCTGCGGACGAGCATCTCGGCGATCTCGAGGGCTTCCTCGCCGCTGTTGGGCTGGGAGATCAGCAGGTTGTCGATATCGACGCCGAGCAGGCGCGAATAGGCCGGGTCGAGCGCGTGTTCGACGTCGACGAACGCCGCCTGGCCGCCCATCTTCTGCACCTCGGCCACGACGTGGAGCGCGATCGTCGTCTTGCCCGAGGATTCGGGCCCGAAGATCTCGATGATGCGGCCGCGGGGAAGCCCGCCGACGCCGAGAGCGTAATCAAGCGACAGCGAGCCGGTGGGCACGGACTCGATCGCGGCGGTGCGCGACTCGCCGAGGCGCATCACGGATCCCTTTCCGAACTGCTTCTCGATGGCCTGAATGGCCGTGTCGAGAGATTTCTGTTTTTCGCCGGTGCGTTCCATCGAGCGGTTATTCATCATTCGCGGGTCAGACATGTATCGTTCCTCCTGTGGAAATTTGCCGTTGAGCATAGCATAATTGGAACGACGATTGGAAGAGATGCAGGGCCTCGTTCCGCGTGTTCCTCACATACATCCGCCGACCCGCCGGGTTGGGGAAAATAAATCTGGAGAAAAAGTTCATGATTGCGATTCCGTGGCCTTCCGATGCCGATCTGCGAATCCTCGGTCTCATGAGCGGCACGTCGGGCGACGGGATCGACGGCGCACTCGTGACCTTCTCGACGGACGGCGGTTTCAGACTCGAATGGCATGAGGCCGAACCGTTCCCTCCCGCCGTTCGAAACCGTCTCCAGAGGCTGATGCGTGAAGGCACGCCCGACGACGTCGCGCTGGCGGCGACCTGGGTGGCGGAACTCTACGCCCGGGCCGTCGATGCTTTCCGCGGCCGGCATCCGGAAAGCCGCATCGATGCGCTCGCCGCTCACGGCCAGACCCTGGCGCACGTTCCCGCCCCCCGTGACTGGGACGGGATTCCCGTCCGCGGCACCCTCCAGGCCCTCAATGCCCAGCTCCTGGCCGAAAGAGCCCGTCTGCCC is a genomic window containing:
- a CDS encoding ABC transporter substrate-binding protein, translated to MSPENNGRRRLLGEIVAGIFGIVLGLTGCGDAPSGPSAAIVEEKPRTGGTYRRAFSSPIMKLDPAEVNDSYSHEVARQVFDGLLEFDEDGRPVPALAASWTISADRLTYRLTLRADARFQAKTGPDDVQTLNGGRSVTAEDVSYTLHRLLAPGHPNRKGKNYLVIRGAAAYNASQAASIEGIRVVSSDTIELTLDKPFTPFLSLLALNFAFIVPREDAEALGENFGWNPVGAGPFSWGGRASDTLVLKANPGYYRGRPYLDRIEFPVIADEIERFRRFKSGELMHNDVPDPEYKNVLQDPLWARQFQEVSRWGIYYLGFDVKTPPFDNVKVRQAMNYAIDREAIVKLVINDRARIARGALPPGIMGYNPKLRGYSYDLAKARTLLAEAGYPGGKGFPEITLEVNRDEIHIRTAEFVLANLRDIGISCRMKVVDFPELLADVQNGRTPFFRMGFTVDYPDPDNFLYSLFHSGNIGPAGNYSRYANPRVDELLDRARFEIDAKERVALYRDAEQLIVDDAPLVFVFHYTTHGIWQPYVHGMKVTPMGTPYIAYRQLWLSSPTARLPGK
- a CDS encoding YqaA family protein, producing MKYIRRLYDWTLALAARPGAIWALFAIAFAESSFFPIPPDVLLIAMTLAQPSKGLWYATVCTAGSVIGAMFGYLIGYGFWAAVGGYFFKYVPGFTPEIFEQVCRSYEQYSVLIVFTAAFTPIPYKVITITAGVSHISLLPFIVASAFGRGARFFLVSGLLMKFGPPVKEFIEKYFNLLTVLVVAIYVLAFYLLPVLFK
- the ettA gene encoding energy-dependent translational throttle protein EttA gives rise to the protein MAEQYIFTMYRLNKFYGQRQVLKDINLCFFPGAKIGIVGHNGAGKSTVLRIMAGLDKEFQGHAEITKGMRVGFVQQEPQLAWGKTVRENLELAFADTMKLLKEYEDLSTSMGEMDPDAMDKAMERMGQLQEKIDACGGWEIDTRLNIAANALVLPPDDMIVDKLSGGERRRVSLCRVLLEQPDLLLLDEPTNHLDAETIDWLENHLKNYPGTVIISTHDRYFLDNITKWILELEDGHGIPFEGNYTSWLQQKLEILAQQEKKESVRRRSLDRELKWIKMSSSDRHELSRERIMQYEQLVVRESAASQPESNVIQIAPAVPLGDKVIEVSALCKGFENQPLIKDLSFKLPKGGIVGIVGPNGTGKTTLFRMLTGVEKPDSGTIDIGPTVKMVWVDQHRDSLNGENTVFDEISEGQADIAFGKLKIPARAYCGRFGFRGSDQQKFVKDLSGGERNRVHLAKILKSGGNVILLDEPTNDLDVNTLRLLEDAISDFSGCILVISHDRFFLNRICTHLMVFEGESHVEWFEGNYEEYEAMRLRKLGSAALENRRARYRRFKPN
- the recA gene encoding recombinase RecA — encoded protein: MSDPRMMNNRSMERTGEKQKSLDTAIQAIEKQFGKGSVMRLGESRTAAIESVPTGSLSLDYALGVGGLPRGRIIEIFGPESSGKTTIALHVVAEVQKMGGQAAFVDVEHALDPAYSRLLGVDIDNLLISQPNSGEEALEIAEMLVRSNAVDVLVVDSVAALTTKAELDGEMGDATVGMQARLMSQAMRKLTPVVSRSGCVCIFINQLREKIGVMFGNPETTPGGRALKFFSSVRLDIRRKEQLKDGDQAVGYTTEVKVVKNKVAPPFRKAHFDIMFGKGLSREGEIIDMAEEMKIVSKTGAWYSFGDTRIGQGRENAKDFLVKNPDVFGEIVMKVKEKLGMLKPAESQAEKPEQKEKEKAAGRGK